Proteins co-encoded in one Gossypium arboreum isolate Shixiya-1 chromosome 11, ASM2569848v2, whole genome shotgun sequence genomic window:
- the LOC108471321 gene encoding uncharacterized mitochondrial protein AtMg00860-like, which translates to MEVVLDWKQPKHVAKIHNFMGLAGYYRIFVEGFSLIAASLTKLLRKNTPFIWFYEQQSSFEKLKSVLTQALVLVQPESGKEFMVYSDALHVGLGCVLMQDCKVVAYAS; encoded by the coding sequence ATGGAGGTTGTACTTGATTGGAAACAACCTAAACATGTTGCTAAGATCCACAATTTTATGGGTCTTGCGGGCTATTACCGGATATTTGTCGAGGGGTTCTCATTAATTGCAGCTTCTCTAACTAAGCTATTGCGTAAGAACACCCCTTTTATTTGGTTTTATGAGCAACAATCAAGTTTTGAAAAGCTCAAATCTGTTTTGACTCAGGCTCTTGTTCtggtacagcccgaatctggtaAGGAGTtcatggtttatagtgatgcgttgCATGTCGGTTTAGggtgtgttctgatgcaagattgtaaggttgtggcttatgcatcCTGA